The DNA sequence GGTTTTATAAAAGCAATACAAATTaacttgatttttaattttttacttatCAGGCGCAGTTCTCCTGTAACTTAGACCCCTTCATATCCTACCTTGCTATCAATTACATGGATCGGTATGTCTCTAAGCAAGAAATTCCGGTAATTCTCTCAGAACTCATCAGTTATAATTTTCTGAGCAATCAAACagaccattttttttttgtttatcaCCCTGTACCTGAtgatagatcattcatattatgTAGCAAGGAAAGCCCTGGATTTCAAGACTAATGGTAATTGGTTGCCTCTCTCTAGCTTCAAAGATGAAGAACTCGCCATTCTCAATATCTGATATTTATGTAAGTAAATATTGAATCTTTCCATAGTTAAACATAACACTCACCGTGCTCTTAAAACATAAGTAATTACTAATGACTATGACATGTAACAGAGAGAAGAGGGTCTTGTGTTTGACGCTCAAACAGTTCACAAAATGGAGCTGTTGATTCTTGATACTCTGAGTTGGCGAATGAGATCCATAACACCTTTCTCATTTTTCTCCTTCTTTATCTCCTTTATCGAAATTAATGACCCATTGACACAAGCTCTCAAAGACCGAGCTTCAGACATGATCTTCTGCTCCCAAAATGGTACTACTTTTTCACATTAACTCTTTTTTTGCTTTGTTTTCTACTTCCTTTGAGGCAATcttataatgttttttttttcttggtgaAAGACATTAAGTTCTTAGATTATAAACCGTCAATAATTGCGGCATCAGCGCTCCTCTTTGCAACTCATGAGCTATTCATACAGCAATTTGCTTCTTTCAAGGCTTCTCTCTTAAACTGTCAACACATTAAAAGTGTAAGTAACCAAGAATGGAAGCCGTTAATTTACGTTTGATTTCTTATGTTGTATGTTCCTTACTATATTAGAGCGGTTTACAATGCAGGAGAATTTATTGAAATGCTATAATATGATGCAAGAAATGGTGTTGATGCAAGGGTACGGGTCGAATTTAGACACATCATCAAGCACAAGAACACCAATGAGTGTGCTTGAACGTGAAATCACCAACTCAGATGGCGAAAACTCCATGTCCATGTCCATAGCTACTGCTACTACTGCTACTACCTCCTCGGCTCAAATATGTGTCACTTCATCAATGGTAGACAAGGATGACAACAAGAGACGAAAATTGAATGGTGTgtgtaataataacaataataataatagtaggtTTCAGCTTTCTCAGTTTCATCACTACTGAGTACTGATTATTAGAACCAAACAAGGAAACTGGTCCATGTCTAGTGACAATTGTCTCCTGTGATGTTCGACTTTTTGGGCTCTGATTTGAAGCATTAGGCGTTGTAAGGGGTCAGGCTCAAGTCTGTTTCACTTTCCTCTGTCTCTGTCTCTCTTTCTTCACACCCTGTTAAAAAGAGTAAAGTACTGGGAAATTATttagaacaaaataaaaatttggttAGTAGGATGTGGTGATGACATAAAAACAGGGTTTTGTTTACTTTGATGATTTTAAGtacattttaattttcaatacaACGCTTGTCCTcttgtttttttctttcctttgccTAGTTTGGATGCTGTTTTAATATAGAGACACTTTgaagtttgaattattttttaataattatatatcatgttattttatattcaAAATCACCCTTCATTGTCAATTTCACTCTTGTATCCTGTGACACTAATTTGTTACCTGTACTTTAAATTAAAGACTAATCGAATTGGAAGAAAAATGAATAAGAGAAGAACCTGCACTATTTAaaccaaaaatatatatttatttaattaggtTTACTAGTTAATTTGTTTGCTGCTTCATGAAATGTCTAGAGACCTTCTTGCCACTTGGACCCATCCAACCCACACTGTCGAGGAACGACGGTTTGGTTGTTTCATTGGCTTTCATTGTTGAGTCGCTCACAAAATACAGGTCATTTCACGTGACTGAGTCATTGGCTATATTTATTGCTTTAGTTTTACTGGTTGGGTTGAGATTGAGTTTTTGACTTAAGGGGCATGGGGATGTTGATTTTAATTATGGGTTTTCACGTAATTTGTGGTGGCAATTTAAAATTTCCCTAACGGATTTTATAAGGTGTGTTTGTATTTGGTATTTTCCAACGATGTATTAGCTTAATTTGAAGCATGTCCCAGATCAGTGATAATGTCCTCTTTATTTGAGTGGTGTGTGACTATAGTTTGGAGTTTCATTCTCTATCTGTTTGATGTCCAATGTATAGTCAACATTAATATGgggacattttttttttgtttggtccCAACAAGTCAGTCACgaatttagaattttcattCTAATTGTTATGTAAAAGTATTTAGGTCtactttaaataatttattgagTTTTGTAGgggctaaaaaaattaaaagaaaaatatttaatttttttagtgtattttttttgttggctTATCAAGTGAATTCGTTGTTGCAATAGGTGAGAGCTCAAGTGGTTAAGGAACATCAAGGTTCGGTAGCAATGATTTGTTGGGCTATTTGGTATGCTCGAAATGAATTTGTATGGAATAAAGAAATACCTAGTGTGAGTAATGTGGTTCTCAATAAAATTGTATCTTGAACAATAGAAGAATACTTAAATGAAGGATGACTATGCACCATTACAAGTGGTATGGTACCAAGGTTTGGGTAAAGTCTCAAGAGATGGAGATTAAGATAAATGTTAATTCTGCTGTGTTCACTGCCACTCATCAATTTGGGATCGGTTTGGTAGCTCATGATCATTTGGTGAAGCTCGTACCATTATTTGTGCTGATGATGTGGAACTTGAGTTAGCTAAAGTTTTAGGCATTTGAGAGGCACTTAGTTGGATCAAGGACAAAGAATGGTCAGTGGTAGTACCTAAGTCTATTGTTTAGTGACAGTTGAGGCCATTCTTGATCACTTAATCATGAATACTCCTTTTGGTTTCGTTGTTAACAATTGCTGACATTTGATTAGTTGTTTAACCGGAGTCTCTTTTTTGTTCGTTTATCATTCTATTATTAACAAAGTGACTCATAGTTTTGCTAGATCTTCCTATTATTTTTCATATCGAATTCTCAATTGGAGTAATGTTCCTACTAAGTTTATGTCTATGTTATTAGGCGATTTGTCTTTttcatgaaattctatttcctttagaaaaaataaatatataaatactaaaCATCACACTAACTAGGAGTGCACAAAATATGGGTCAAACCGTTCAGCCCGGCCAACCCAACTTATTTTTTGTAGTAAAGGGTCATGTTAAGAGTATGTCATGGCTCATTGGGTTGAAAAGTGATAAGCCATATAATTATGGATTGGTTATAGATTGGACACATTTTAACTTTATATAACCCAAACCAACCCATTTCTTGAAAGATGTTCTAAATTTAAGACAACAttcatacataaaatatattttacatccacaaaatatatacaaatatatattttatgttttcatacataaataaattatattgtgaTAACCTTAGAATGTGAATTAACCAAAACACATCACTAACACGTATTCTATAGTTACTCTACTACTTCTACCAACAAgcctaatgtgataatcaatcACTATTGTTAACTTTTCTACTCAC is a window from the Cannabis sativa cultivar Pink pepper isolate KNU-18-1 chromosome 1, ASM2916894v1, whole genome shotgun sequence genome containing:
- the LOC115704664 gene encoding putative cyclin-D6-1, whose amino-acid sequence is MEVHLGDSLTSFQEHHTSDSIPDLFASEADHMPSRNFFTRFKNRDFYVPFRSEAISHILQAQFSCNLDPFISYLAINYMDRYVSKQEIPQGKPWISRLMVIGCLSLASKMKNSPFSISDIYREEGLVFDAQTVHKMELLILDTLSWRMRSITPFSFFSFFISFIEINDPLTQALKDRASDMIFCSQNDIKFLDYKPSIIAASALLFATHELFIQQFASFKASLLNCQHIKSENLLKCYNMMQEMVLMQGYGSNLDTSSSTRTPMSVLEREITNSDGENSMSMSIATATTATTSSAQICVTSSMVDKDDNKRRKLNGVCNNNNNNNSRFQLSQFHHY